Genomic DNA from Longimicrobium sp.:
ACGGTTTCTTCCCCGCGATCACCGAGTCGCGCGCCGGGCGGGACTCGGTGTACCGCGAGCTCATCCTCAACGGCACCGCCATCGCGCCCACTCTGGTGACGTGGCGTGGGCGCGTCCTCTCCGGCGACTCTCTCCTGGTGCTCGCCAGCGCGGACGCCCCGCGCCTGCGCTACCTTCCCGCGCGCGTCTCGCAGCGCTGGCGCGACGAGGCCAAGACGCGCAAGCACGAGACGGCGATGGACTGGGGCGCGATGTACCGCAACGACGTCCGCAACCTGCGCGAGCTGGCCGCGGCGGGGATGGTGGTGATGGTGGGGAGCGATGCCGGCGCGCCACTGGTGGTCCCCGGCTTCGCCACGCACGACGAGCTCGCGCAGCTGGTGGAGATAGGCGGCTTCACCCCGCTCCAGGCGCTCCAGGCCGCCACCCTGCGCCCCGCGCGCTTCATGGGAAGGGCCGATTCGCTCGGCATCGTCGCCGGCGGCCGCCTCGCCGACCTGGTGCTCCTGGACGCGAACCCGCTCGCCGACATCCGCAACACGCAAAAGATTCGTGGCGTGGTGCTGAACGGACGCTACCTTGACCGCGCCGCCCTCGACGCGCTCCTGGCCGACGCCGAGCGGGCCGCGAAGTAGCCCGTGCAGGGTGTCCGTTTTTGGGACGAGGGTTTCCCACCCACGGACATGCGTGTTGTTCTCCGTGGCGCCAAGATGATGGATCGCAGCGACTTACGGCGTCGGCGCGCCGGGCATGCGTGTCGCACTTGATTATGGCGCCCGGGGCGGTCGTTCCGGATGCCGCAGCACTCCCTTCGAACTCCACGCGCTCACATGATCCGCCTCCGAAACGTCGAGAAGTCCTTCCCCGCGGGTGCGGCGAAGACGTACGTCCTTCGCAACGTGAGCCTGGACGTCGCCCCCGGCGAGTTCGTCTCGGTGACGGGCCCCTCGGGCGCCGGCAAGTCCACCCTTCTCGCCATCCTGGGGATGTTCGACGCGGCGTGGAGCGGCGAGTACTGGTTCAGCGGCGAGCCGGTGCACGCCATGAAGCCCAAGGAGCGCGCGGCGCTCGGGCGGCGCCACATCGGCTTCGTCTTCCAGCAGTACCACCTCCTGGACGACCTCACCGTCGCCGAGAACCTGGAGGTCCCCCTCTCGTACCGCGACGTGCCGCGCAAGGAGCGGGCGGCGCGCGTGGGCGACACGCTGGACCGCTTCCAGATGGTCGGCAAAAAGGACCTGTACCCGAGCCAGCTTTCGGGCGGGCAGCAGCAGCTGGTGGGGATCGCGCGCGCCATCATCGCCGAGCCCACCCTGATCCTGGCCGACGAGCCCACGGGCAACCTGCACTCGTCGCAGGGCCGCGAGATCATGGACCTCTTTCGCGAGCTGAACCGCGCCGGCACCACCATCATCCAGGTCACCCACTCCGAGGCCAACGCCGCCGCCGGCGACCGGGTGATCGAGCTGGCGGATGGGTGGGTGGTGGGGGAGAAGGCGGCGGCGTGAACGGAAGTGCGTGAGTGCGTTGGGTTTGCCGTGATGGGCGTAGGGGTGTGATTCATCACGCCCGCCCCTTCCAGCGCGTCGATCCGCGCAGCACGCCACTGTCATCCTGAGGGAGCCCGCCCGCGCACCACCTGGGCCGTCCGCGCTGGCCTTTTGCGGCGACCGAAGGATCTAGCCGGCGAGGCAAGAGGCCGGCGCGACACGACGCACCTCTCGGCACGTGCAGTAGATCCTTCGCTCCGCGCCACAGGACGGAGCACGGGCGAGCGGCGGTGAAGCGCGTGGCTCAGGATGACAGAAGGATGGCGACGCGCGCCGGCGTATGCGTGAGCCCGCGCAGGCGGACTTCGCGTGGTTCCAGCGGCGAAGATTCGCTCCTGGAAGGCGGACATCGGCGAATGCCCAAGGGCACGGGCGGCCACGTGGGGCAGCCCCTACGGGATCGGTGCGGAAGGGCGGGGCCGGGGTGGGGGCAAGGGTGGGCAGACACGCAGGTCTGCCCCTACGGGTAGCAGGGACCGGGGTGGACGGCGGGCGGTGGAGCAGTGTCGGGCACGGGCGTGATGAATCACGCCCCTACGCGGTGCGCGTAAACGCACTAACGCACTCACGCACTTCTTCCATGGACACGCTCCTCCAGGACCTCCGCTTCGCCATGCGCGCCCTCGGCCGCAGCCCAGGGTTCGCGCTGGTGGCGGTGGCCACGCTGGCGCTCGGGATCGGGGTGAACACGACGATGTTCAGCGTGGTCAACTCCATCCTCCTGCGCCCGCCGGCCCACGTGGACCCCGACGGGCTCGTGGTGCTGCGCACCCTGCACCAGAAGACCGGCGACGAGAGCAGCGTCTCGTACCCCAACTTCGTGGACTGGCAGGCGGGGAGCCCCTCCTTTCAGGCGATGGGGGCGTACTACGACGACCGCATGATCCTCACCGGGCGCGGCGCCGAGCCGCAAGAGGTGAGCGGCGAGGTGGTGAGCTCCGGGCTCTTTTCGATGCTCGGCGCGCGCGCGGCGCTGGGGCGCACCTTCCTCCCCGACGAGGGGGAGCCCGGCGCCGCACGTGTCGTGGTGATCGCGTACCAGGAATGGGAGCGGCGCTTCGAGCGCGACCCGCGCATCGTGGGCTCCACCCTGTCGCTCGACGGGGTGCCGCACACCGTCATCGGAGTGATGCCGGAGAACTTCGGCTTTCCAGACAACCAGACCTTCTGGACGCCGCTGCGCCCCGAGGTGCAGGAGGAGCGCGGGAGCCGGTACATGTCCGTGATCAGCCGGCTGCGGCCCGGGG
This window encodes:
- a CDS encoding ABC transporter ATP-binding protein; this encodes MIRLRNVEKSFPAGAAKTYVLRNVSLDVAPGEFVSVTGPSGAGKSTLLAILGMFDAAWSGEYWFSGEPVHAMKPKERAALGRRHIGFVFQQYHLLDDLTVAENLEVPLSYRDVPRKERAARVGDTLDRFQMVGKKDLYPSQLSGGQQQLVGIARAIIAEPTLILADEPTGNLHSSQGREIMDLFRELNRAGTTIIQVTHSEANAAAGDRVIELADGWVVGEKAAA